A DNA window from Bradyrhizobium sp. CCBAU 53421 contains the following coding sequences:
- a CDS encoding S1C family serine protease, producing the protein MRVAIWAAIAAAWLLASATPSNARGPYGSISVGNWKGGAFTDDKSGAFTHCSAGTVYQSGIYFVVAITATGSWRLGFAHESWRLTPGEAFPLALTFDGQPAFNVYGMPLGEKLVNIEMPVTSNLINQFRKARQMTAFAQGQLFQFNLNQTGQLLPALLNCVVSVKKNGVANAGEFAVATKPVAAPPQQAAAPNAPPAKQARSGTGTGFVVSDSGHVVTNHHVVDGCSEITGNLSGAAAVKLRLVSDDETNDLALLQAPSPFKDVASIRLNSIRVGDGVVAIGYPYHGLLTSDFTVTTGIVSSLSGILNDTRHLQISAAVQPGNSGGPLFDLGGAVVGVVAAKLDAVRMARATGSIPENINFAIKTGALRDFLDNSAVMYRTAEWRDGTKKETSDIAKDARSYTLLITCTVNEQSANAKKGN; encoded by the coding sequence ATGAGAGTTGCGATCTGGGCGGCCATTGCGGCCGCGTGGCTTCTTGCGTCCGCAACTCCGTCGAACGCCCGCGGTCCCTACGGCTCGATCTCGGTCGGCAACTGGAAGGGCGGCGCCTTCACCGACGACAAGAGCGGTGCATTCACGCATTGCTCGGCGGGGACGGTCTATCAGAGCGGGATCTACTTCGTGGTGGCGATTACCGCGACTGGCAGCTGGCGGCTGGGCTTTGCCCATGAGAGCTGGCGCCTGACGCCGGGTGAGGCCTTTCCGCTGGCGCTGACCTTCGACGGCCAGCCGGCGTTCAACGTCTACGGCATGCCGCTCGGCGAGAAGCTCGTGAATATCGAGATGCCGGTGACCTCCAACCTGATCAATCAGTTCCGCAAGGCACGCCAGATGACGGCATTCGCGCAGGGACAATTGTTTCAGTTCAACCTGAATCAAACCGGACAATTGCTGCCCGCGCTGCTCAACTGCGTCGTCTCGGTGAAGAAGAACGGCGTCGCCAATGCCGGCGAGTTCGCTGTCGCGACAAAGCCTGTGGCTGCGCCGCCGCAGCAGGCGGCAGCACCCAACGCGCCACCGGCGAAGCAGGCGAGATCGGGGACCGGCACCGGCTTCGTCGTCAGCGATAGCGGCCACGTCGTCACCAACCATCATGTCGTCGATGGTTGCAGCGAGATTACCGGCAATCTGAGCGGCGCGGCGGCGGTCAAATTGCGGTTGGTGTCCGACGACGAGACCAACGATCTCGCGCTGCTGCAGGCTCCGTCCCCGTTCAAGGATGTCGCGAGCATCCGGCTGAACTCGATTCGGGTTGGCGACGGGGTGGTGGCGATCGGCTATCCCTATCATGGCCTGCTGACATCCGATTTCACCGTGACCACGGGCATCGTCTCCTCGCTGAGCGGCATCCTCAACGACACGCGTCATCTGCAGATCAGCGCCGCGGTCCAGCCCGGCAACAGCGGCGGGCCGCTGTTCGATCTCGGCGGCGCCGTGGTCGGCGTGGTGGCCGCGAAGCTCGACGCGGTCAGGATGGCGCGGGCCACGGGATCGATCCCGGAAAACATCAACTTCGCCATCAAGACCGGCGCGCTGCGCGACTTCCTCGACAACAGCGCGGTGATGTACCGGACCGCCGAATGGCGCGACGGGACGAAGAAGGAGACCTCCGATATCGCCAAGGATGCCCGCAGCTACACCCTGTTGATCACCTGCACGGTGAACGAGCAGAGCGCGAACGCGAAGAAGGGCAATTGA
- a CDS encoding metallophosphoesterase, which produces MADTALQGLVERIGADHVVRRLGIEAAHEKQLFGQGTLVFNVENWKLAPWIVETALKLVGLHGRARRNADRVEVRRNLVTSARLPAAFDGFTILHLSDLHADISQGAMRHLADIVRDIACDICVLTGDYRGRTFGPFETSLALMKDLCARIKLPLYGILGNHDSIRMTPALEAMGIRMLFNEQEPITRDGATIHLAGIDDAHFYRTDDIAKAAAAIPRDAFSILLAHTPESYRAAAAAGFDLMLSGHTHGGQLCLPGGIAIKLEARLPRRMGRGAWRFGELAGYTSAGAGTSLAPVRLNCPAEITVHTLRRLS; this is translated from the coding sequence ATGGCCGACACGGCATTGCAGGGATTGGTCGAGCGGATCGGCGCGGATCACGTCGTGCGCCGGCTTGGAATCGAGGCCGCGCATGAGAAGCAGCTGTTCGGCCAGGGCACACTGGTGTTCAACGTCGAGAACTGGAAGCTGGCGCCGTGGATCGTCGAGACCGCACTCAAGCTGGTGGGCCTGCATGGCCGCGCGCGCCGCAACGCCGACCGGGTCGAGGTGCGGCGCAATCTGGTGACGTCGGCGCGCCTGCCGGCGGCCTTCGACGGCTTCACCATCCTTCATCTGAGTGACCTCCACGCCGATATCAGCCAAGGCGCGATGCGGCATCTGGCCGACATCGTGCGCGATATCGCCTGCGACATCTGCGTGCTGACCGGCGATTATCGCGGCAGGACGTTCGGCCCGTTCGAGACCAGCCTCGCGCTGATGAAAGATCTCTGCGCGCGGATCAAGCTGCCGCTCTATGGCATCCTCGGCAATCACGACAGCATCCGGATGACGCCGGCGCTGGAAGCGATGGGCATCCGGATGCTGTTCAACGAGCAGGAGCCGATCACGCGCGATGGCGCGACCATCCATCTCGCCGGCATCGACGATGCGCATTTCTATCGCACCGACGACATTGCAAAGGCCGCCGCGGCGATCCCGCGCGATGCGTTCTCGATCCTGCTCGCGCACACGCCGGAATCCTATCGCGCGGCGGCCGCGGCCGGCTTCGACCTGATGCTGAGCGGCCATACCCATGGCGGCCAGCTCTGCCTGCCCGGCGGCATCGCGATCAAGCTGGAGGCGCGGCTGCCGCGCCGGATGGGCAGAGGCGCCTGGCGGTTCGGTGAACTCGCCGGCTACACATCAGCCGGCGCCGGCACCAGCCTTGCGCCGGTGCGGTTGAACTGCCCGGCCGAGATCACGGTGCATACGCTGCGGCGGTTGAGCTAA
- a CDS encoding NAD(P)/FAD-dependent oxidoreductase, with protein MAQESTARKAARPAESGTFDAVVIGAGFAGMYMLHRLRGLGFTARVYEAGGGVGGTWYWNRYPGARCDVESLQYSFSFSEELDQDWSWSEKYSPQPEILAYANHVADRFDLRSQIVFDTRVTAATFDEEAGNWSIETDRGDKVTAKFCIMAVGCLSAPNRPAFAGMADFRGPIYHTGEWPHDGVDFSGLRVGVIGTGSSAIQSIPIIAQQASELTVFQRTATWSVPAWNERLSAEYLKEAKAHYPELRAKARARPTGFYFQFNAQPALQASEQERERLYEEAWQRGGLPFLGAFGDLLFEKAANDTIADFAREKIRGIVKDPATAELLCPQNVFGCKRLCVDTNYFETYNLPHVKLVDVSRTPIERFTAEGMVVDGTEYKFDAIVSATGFAAMTGSFDKIAITGRGGQTLAEKWRAGPRAYLGLASEGFPNLFMITGPGSPSVLASMIQAIEQHVDWLADCISHMRDIGAGTIEAIRDDEDAWVAHVNDVSTVSLRSTCSSWYVGANIPGRPRVFMPYIGGFPIYVQKCNEVMNSGYDGFVLQGGRNGNAPPQVRFTERWQVPLDIEVISPAAVAAKRVPVV; from the coding sequence ATGGCTCAGGAGAGCACCGCGCGCAAGGCTGCGCGCCCTGCCGAAAGTGGAACGTTCGACGCCGTGGTGATCGGCGCAGGGTTTGCCGGCATGTACATGCTGCACCGGCTGCGCGGGCTCGGCTTCACCGCGCGGGTCTATGAGGCCGGCGGCGGCGTCGGCGGCACCTGGTACTGGAATCGCTATCCCGGCGCGCGCTGCGACGTCGAGAGCCTGCAATATTCCTTCTCGTTTTCCGAGGAACTCGACCAGGACTGGAGCTGGTCGGAGAAATATTCTCCGCAGCCCGAAATTCTCGCCTATGCCAACCATGTCGCCGACCGCTTCGACCTGCGCAGCCAGATCGTCTTCGACACCCGCGTCACGGCGGCGACCTTCGACGAGGAGGCAGGCAATTGGTCGATCGAAACCGATCGCGGCGACAAGGTCACCGCCAAATTCTGCATCATGGCGGTCGGTTGCCTGTCGGCACCGAACCGCCCCGCCTTCGCCGGGATGGCGGATTTCCGTGGGCCGATCTATCACACCGGCGAATGGCCGCATGACGGTGTCGACTTCAGCGGTCTGCGCGTCGGTGTCATCGGCACCGGCTCGTCGGCGATCCAGTCGATCCCGATCATCGCGCAGCAGGCGTCCGAGCTCACCGTGTTCCAGCGCACCGCGACCTGGTCGGTGCCGGCATGGAACGAGCGGCTGTCCGCTGAGTATCTGAAGGAAGCCAAGGCGCATTATCCGGAGCTGCGCGCGAAAGCGCGGGCGCGGCCGACCGGCTTCTACTTTCAGTTCAATGCCCAGCCCGCGCTGCAGGCAAGCGAGCAGGAGCGCGAGCGGCTCTACGAGGAGGCCTGGCAGCGCGGCGGCCTGCCCTTCCTCGGCGCGTTCGGCGACCTCCTGTTCGAGAAGGCCGCCAACGACACCATCGCCGATTTCGCGCGCGAGAAGATCCGCGGCATCGTCAAGGATCCCGCCACCGCCGAGCTGCTGTGCCCGCAAAACGTGTTCGGCTGCAAGCGGCTCTGTGTCGATACCAACTATTTCGAGACCTACAATCTGCCGCATGTGAAGCTGGTCGACGTGTCGAGGACACCGATCGAGCGCTTCACCGCCGAGGGCATGGTGGTCGACGGCACCGAGTACAAGTTCGATGCGATCGTCTCCGCCACCGGCTTTGCCGCCATGACGGGCTCGTTCGACAAGATCGCGATCACCGGCCGCGGCGGGCAGACGCTGGCAGAGAAATGGCGCGCCGGCCCGCGCGCCTATCTCGGCCTTGCCTCGGAAGGGTTTCCGAACCTGTTCATGATCACCGGGCCCGGCAGCCCGTCGGTGCTCGCGAGCATGATCCAGGCGATCGAGCAGCATGTCGACTGGCTGGCGGATTGCATCAGTCACATGCGCGACATCGGCGCCGGCACGATCGAGGCGATCCGCGACGACGAGGATGCCTGGGTCGCCCATGTCAACGACGTCTCCACGGTCTCGCTGCGCTCGACCTGCAGCTCCTGGTATGTCGGCGCCAACATCCCGGGCCGTCCGCGCGTGTTCATGCCCTATATCGGCGGCTTCCCGATCTATGTGCAGAAATGCAATGAGGTGATGAATTCGGGCTATGACGGCTTCGTGCTGCAGGGCGGCCGCAACGGCAATGCGCCGCCGCAAGTCCGCTTCACCGAGCGCTGGCAGGTGCCGCTCGACATCGAGGTGATCTCGCCGGCGGCGGTCGCCGCCAAGCGCGTCCCCGTGGTCTGA